The following proteins are co-located in the Pseudomonas antarctica genome:
- a CDS encoding glycosyltransferase encodes MNQSQPLVTVIIASYNHAPYIEESILSVLNQTYPNIELLVIDDGSTDDSVERIRRLQEHHAFDFRVQQNQGLTNTLNGAIARSQGPLIVPFGSDDIMLPERIATQVAYMDGKPEVGICAGNIELIDSNGELFPEKRQRRDVPFRRLDFDDMFLERKPYPPAPTLMIRREALEKVGGFDPQIRLEDLLIELKITRAGYFIDGLNVVMARYRKHATNSYKNHRFMIDNILRSYALFSDHPQYDEVRYKFLSSMFLKTSNRNRALARELLAQIPFGAWNKKTWRGLGRLYFSPLEKD; translated from the coding sequence CGCGTCTTACAACCATGCGCCCTACATTGAGGAAAGCATCCTCAGTGTCCTGAACCAGACGTATCCCAACATCGAGCTGTTGGTGATTGACGATGGGTCGACAGACGACAGTGTCGAGCGCATTCGTCGATTGCAGGAACACCATGCCTTCGACTTTCGTGTCCAGCAGAATCAAGGGCTGACCAATACGCTCAATGGCGCGATTGCCCGCTCTCAAGGCCCGCTGATTGTGCCGTTCGGCTCCGACGACATCATGTTGCCGGAGCGCATAGCGACCCAGGTGGCCTATATGGATGGCAAGCCTGAGGTGGGTATCTGTGCCGGTAATATCGAGCTGATCGACTCCAACGGCGAGCTGTTTCCCGAGAAGCGCCAGCGCCGGGATGTGCCTTTTCGGCGCCTGGACTTCGACGATATGTTTCTGGAGCGCAAACCCTACCCGCCAGCGCCCACGCTGATGATCCGGCGCGAGGCGCTGGAAAAGGTCGGTGGGTTCGACCCGCAGATTCGCCTGGAAGACTTGTTGATCGAGCTGAAGATTACCCGCGCCGGGTACTTCATCGACGGTTTGAACGTGGTGATGGCGCGCTACCGCAAGCACGCTACCAACTCGTACAAGAATCATCGATTCATGATCGACAACATCCTGCGTTCCTACGCGCTGTTCAGTGACCACCCGCAATATGACGAGGTGCGTTACAAGTTCCTAAGCTCCATGTTCCTCAAGACGTCCAATCGCAATCGTGCATTGGCGCGAGAGCTGTTGGCGCAGATCCCGTTTGGTGCCTGGAACAAGAAAACCTGG